In Nitrospirota bacterium, the DNA window ATCTGTGCAGAGCAGTATGCCGACCGGAGGATTGTCGCCTCCGGTCATCATATTCTTTCGATACCAGCTTACGTAGGTATTGAGCTGGCCGATGCCTTCCTGGCTGAATTGCTCTAATTTCAATTCAACAAGGACATGGCATTTCAATATGCGGTGATAGAAAACCATGTCAATAAAAAAATACTCGTCGCCAATCAGTATCCGTTTCTGCCGTGATTCAAAGCAAAAGCCATGTCCAAGTTCCAGCAGAAACTCTTCGAGCTTGTCAATAATCTGGTCCTCCAGATGGGATTCACTCATTACCTCTTTGGGCTTCAATCCCAGAAACTCGAATATATAGGGATCGCGTATAGTAAGCTGTGACTTCGATGATTCAGCTCCCTGTCTTGTTACTTCAGACAGTTTTTTCTTGTCGAAGGAGAGACCTGAACGCTCATAATAGAGGCTGTGAATCTGGCGTTTCAGCTCCCGTACCGACCAGTTGCCCTGAAGGCATTCGATTTCGTAGAAGGCCCGTTTAGTGTCGTCATCTATGGCGATCAGGTGCTCGATATGCGTATAGGAAAGCCGTTGCAGAAGCATCTGAGGATCAATACGGGAAAGTGCGGTCGTTGACTGCACTTTTTCCTGAACATCAATAATGCCCTGTGGGGCGAGATGTTGTAATTGTGCGGACAGTGACCGCACAATCTGAGGATAGGTCTGATAAAATCGGAGATATTGATAGAGTTGTCGCTTCCCGCAGGAGCTTATGTTGAGTTTTTCCAGCTCATTAGATAAGCTCAACAAAAGCCGATCCCCATACCCGGCCCTATCCGCACCGCGCAGTTCGTATTCGGCTATATAGCAACCGATCAGCCAATTGCGCATCGTGAGACTGACATTCACCGCCCGGCTCG includes these proteins:
- a CDS encoding DUF1016 family protein, with the protein product MKNELTFTSLISSIRQINDELAAQASRAVNVSLTMRNWLIGCYIAEYELRGADRAGYGDRLLLSLSNELEKLNISSCGKRQLYQYLRFYQTYPQIVRSLSAQLQHLAPQGIIDVQEKVQSTTALSRIDPQMLLQRLSYTHIEHLIAIDDDTKRAFYEIECLQGNWSVRELKRQIHSLYYERSGLSFDKKKLSEVTRQGAESSKSQLTIRDPYIFEFLGLKPKEVMSESHLEDQIIDKLEEFLLELGHGFCFESRQKRILIGDEYFFIDMVFYHRILKCHVLVELKLEQFSQEGIGQLNTYVSWYRKNMMTGGDNPPVGILLCTDKNHALAEYALAGMDNNLFVSKYQLELPKKEDMQKFIEEQLKTEGEG